A region of the Candidatus Oleimmundimicrobium sp. genome:
CTGTTTTAAAGTATAATATGCTTGAATTTGGCGATAAGGTCCTGGTTGCTGTATCTGGAGGGCAGGATTCAGTTGCTTCAATTTATTTATTGCTCCAAATTAGAAATTTCTTTAATTTGGATTTGCATGTTTTTCATTTAGACCACATGCTTCGAGGAGATATTTCAAAGGAAGACGCGCAATTTGTTAAGGCGCTTGCTGAAAAAGAAGGTTTGCCCTCGACGATTTTATCTTTTGATGTGCCGTTGTATGCTGCTGAAAAAAATCTTTCTGTTGAAGAAGGGGCGCGAGAGGCTCGCTATATGCTTTTTAAAAAAGTAGCCAATGAAATAGGCGCGAATAAGGTAGCATTAGGCCATACAGTTGATGACCAGGTGGAAACCTTTTTGATGTGTCTTTTAAGAGGAAGCGGGCTTAAAGGGCTAAGGGCCATTCCTCCCGTGAGAGACATCTTTATTCGTCCTTTAATTGAAATTTCAAGGAGAGAAACGGAAGAATATTGTAGAGCTCAGGGAATTGAATTCAAGGTGGATGCTTCAAATTTTGAGTTCACATATCTTCGCAATAAGATTCGTCACAACTTAATTCCTTATTTGGAAGAATACAATCCAAATCTTAAAGAAACGATTTTGCGGACTATTGAGGTTGTTGGTGATGATGAGCGATTCTTGGACGAAATTGCTTCAAAGGAATTTAATCGCGTATCTGTAATTAAAGAGGGCTTAATTAAATTTTCACTTGATGATTTAAAGGCGCTTTCTGTGGCGATAAGGCGCAGAGTATTACGTATGGGAATAGAGATTTTAAAAGGGGACCTTAAGGGAGTTGAGTTTAAACACATAAAAGATTTATTATTAGATGCAGAGAAAATGTCCAAACTTAGGCGCGATATTCCGGGGCAAATAGCCATTATTAAAGAGTATAATAATATCATTTTAATAAGACGAGATTTGCTTGAAAAAAGAGGACATTTTGAGGTTATTCTCAGCGGGCCGGGAAAAATTGAGATACCTGAGTTAAATATTGAGTTTGAAGTATGTATAACGGAAGTAAAGGGAGATTTATCTTCAGAAAAAGGTATTTTAAAAGATAAATTTTGTTTGACGAAAGGTGAAGCGAACTTAGTTGCAAATTTGGATGCTGATAAAGTACACTTTCCTATTCAGGTTCGCAATCATTTACCCGGGGATAAATTTTTTCCGCTTGGTCTGAAAGGTGAAAAGAAGTTGCAGGATTATTTTGTGGACGTAAAGTTGCCTGAGCGGTTGAGAGATAAGGTTCCCATAATTTTGTCTGAAGGTGAGATAATTTGGGTTGTTGGACATAGAATTGACGATAGATTTAAAGTAACCAAGGAAACGCAGCGAATTCTTAATATTAAATCTCAGTTTAAAGATAATAATAATTTTTAGGAGGAGCAATGGACGAGGACTTGGAACGGATTTTAATTGGTGAAAAAGAGATAAAGAAGCGCGTAAAAGAGTTAGGGGAAAGTATTTCTAAAGATTATCAAGGCAAAGAACTGGTGCTTGTTGGGATATTGCGAGGAGCGATAATTTTTTTAGCTGATTTAGCTCGTGAGATTAATGTGCCAATGAAGGTCGATTTTATGGCTGTTTCAAGTTATGGTTCTTCTACTAAGACATCGGGGGTTGTCAGGATTTTAAAGGATTTGGATGATGATATTCGAGGGAAAGATGTTCTCATTGTTGAGGATATTGTTGATACGGGGCTTACTCTTAAATATCTTCTTAAAAATTTAAAATCTCGAAAACCAGCGAGTTTGAAAGTTTGCTCTCTCTTAAAAAAAGAGAACAAACAGCAAATATCTTTAGATATAGATTATTGTGGGTTTAAAGTTCCAGATAATTTTATTGTAGGGTATGGTTTAGACTGGGACGAGAAGTATCGAAACCTTTCTTGTATCTACGTACTTAAACCTGAGCTCTATAATGAGGATTAATTCCTTAAATTGTTCTCTACCTCAAATTGTGTTACGATTTAAAAGTGAAAAATTTTTATTTTAAGGGGGAAATAAGTTGAAAAAGATATTCAGGAACGCCGGTTTTTACTTCCTGATTATAATTCTTATACTGTTTTTAGCTCAGAATTTTTTGGGGAATCAGCCAGGGCCAAAAGAGTATACTCTCAATACTTTTCTTAAGAAATTGGACTCAGGAGAAGTAAGCAAAGTTCTGATTAAAAACAAGGATCATATAGTCGAAGGAGAATTGAAAAACGGCGAAAAATTCACGGTTACTTATGAAGAAAATTACAATATAACCGAAAAATTAATTGACAAAGATGTAAGCACTAAAGTTGACCCACAAAAAGAATCGATGTGGATTATTGCTCTCATAAATTTGCTTCCCTTTGTGTTAATCATCGGAATTTGGTTGCTTATGATGAATCAAATGCAGGGGGGTGGAAATCGAGTAATGTCCTTTGGTAAGAGTAGGGCTAAGAGGTTAAACCCTAACCAGCCCAAAGTTACCTTCAAAGATATTGCTGGTGTTGACGAGGCGGTGGAAGAGCTCAAGGAAATTGAAGAATATCTTGCTAACCCATCTAAATTTCAAGCGATGGGGGCCAAGGTACCCAAAGGTGTTCTTCTTTATGGTCCTCCAGGTACAGGGAAAACGCTTTTAGCACGAGCTGTTGCCGGTGAAGCGAATGTGCCATTCTTTTCAATTAGCGGCTCCGATTTTGTTGAAATGTTTGTTGGAGTTGGTGCCTCAAGAGTAAGAGATCTTTTTGAGCAAGCTAAAATAAATGCTCCCTCTATTATTTTTATGGATGAGATAGATGCCGTGGGGCGTCATCGAGGAGCTGGTTTGGGCGGAGGACATGATGAAAGAGAACAGACTCTCAATCAGTTGCTGGTTGAGATGGATGGGTTTGATGTAAAAGATAACGTAATTCTTATTGCGGCAACTAACCGTCCCGATATTCTTGACCCTGCTCTTTTAAGGCCCGGGCGATTTGATCGTCAAATTGTTGTGGATAGGCCCGATTTGAGAGGTCGTGAGGGAATTCTTAAAATTCATGTAAAAGGTAAGCCATTGACAAAGGATATCAGCTTAGATGTTCTTGCAAGACGGACGCCCGGATTCACCGGCGCTGATTTAGCTAACATGGTTAATGAAGCCGCGTTACTTACAGCTCGCCATAATAAGAAGAAAATTGATATGATTGAGCTTGAAGAAGCAATTGATAGGGTTATCGCTGGTCCTGAAAGAAAAACTAGGTTGATTAGCGATAAAGAGAAAGAGATTATAGCTTACCATGAAGCTGGGCATGCGTTGGTGGCTCACACTTTACCCAATACGGATCCTGTTCATAAAATATCCATAATTTCACGAGGTATGGCGTTGGGTTATACCTTAACCTTGCCTACAGAAGATAAATATTTGGTAAGCAGGTCTGAATTGTTAGATGAGTTGGCTATGTTACTGGGTGGTCGGGTTGCCGAGGAAATGTTGTTTGGGGATATTACCACAGGGGCCCAGAATGACTTGGAAAGAACAACTAAAATAGCTCGCAAAATGGTTTGTGAATATGGGATGAGTGATAAGATTGGACCATTGACTTTAGGTCAAAAACAAGAGCAAGTATTTTTGGGGCGCGACTTTGCTTCTCATACTGATTATAGTGGTGAAACAGCATATGAAATTGACAAAGAAATAAGACGCATAGTTGATGAGGCATATGAAAAAGCTAGAGAGATACTCACAAAGCACAGGAAAAAACTGGACAAAATAGCTCGGGCTTTAGTTAATAAAGAAACTCTTGAAAAAAATGAATTAAAAGACTTACTGGAAGGCAAGAAACGCAAAAGGGTTTCTTCAAAAATCAAAAAGAGTGTTAAAAAGGAAGATAAAAAGAACAAAAAACCAGAAACACTTAAGAAAAAGAGAATTATTGATATTCCTGGAAAAATCAGGCCTGTGGAAAGTTGAGACTGTTCTTTACTTACACAAAAGGCCACCCGTTAAAAACGGGTGGCCTTTTGTTATTTGGGGCGAATAAGCTATTATATTTGTCATACTAATTTTAATTTGATGCCTACGGAGGTGGATTGTTTGGATAAGGATAAAATTGAGCAAGGGGTACGTCTTATCTTGGAAGGAATTGGTGAAAATTTAAGCAGGGAAGGATTGAAAGAGACGCCTGCCCGAGTTAGTCGGATGTGTGAGGAAATTTTTTGTGGTATAAATAAAGATCCTTCAAAGGTAATTCAAATAATGTTTTCAGAAAATCACAACGAGATGGTCTTAGTTAAGGATATTCCCTTATATTCAATTTGTGAACATCATTTGATGCCCTTTATTGGCAGGGCTCATGTTGCGTATATTCCAGGAGTAAAAGGAAAAATAACTGGAATTAGCAAATTGGCTAGGGTTGTTGATGTAGTAGCGAAACGTCCTCAGGTCCAAGAGAGATTGACAACAGTTGTTGCTGATACTCTAGTAAGGATGTTAAATCCTTTAGGGGTTTTTGTTGTTGTAGAAGCCGAACATCTTTGTATGAGTA
Encoded here:
- the tilS gene encoding tRNA lysidine(34) synthetase TilS, translating into MLEFGDKVLVAVSGGQDSVASIYLLLQIRNFFNLDLHVFHLDHMLRGDISKEDAQFVKALAEKEGLPSTILSFDVPLYAAEKNLSVEEGAREARYMLFKKVANEIGANKVALGHTVDDQVETFLMCLLRGSGLKGLRAIPPVRDIFIRPLIEISRRETEEYCRAQGIEFKVDASNFEFTYLRNKIRHNLIPYLEEYNPNLKETILRTIEVVGDDERFLDEIASKEFNRVSVIKEGLIKFSLDDLKALSVAIRRRVLRMGIEILKGDLKGVEFKHIKDLLLDAEKMSKLRRDIPGQIAIIKEYNNIILIRRDLLEKRGHFEVILSGPGKIEIPELNIEFEVCITEVKGDLSSEKGILKDKFCLTKGEANLVANLDADKVHFPIQVRNHLPGDKFFPLGLKGEKKLQDYFVDVKLPERLRDKVPIILSEGEIIWVVGHRIDDRFKVTKETQRILNIKSQFKDNNNF
- the hpt gene encoding hypoxanthine phosphoribosyltransferase, coding for MDEDLERILIGEKEIKKRVKELGESISKDYQGKELVLVGILRGAIIFLADLAREINVPMKVDFMAVSSYGSSTKTSGVVRILKDLDDDIRGKDVLIVEDIVDTGLTLKYLLKNLKSRKPASLKVCSLLKKENKQQISLDIDYCGFKVPDNFIVGYGLDWDEKYRNLSCIYVLKPELYNED
- the ftsH gene encoding ATP-dependent zinc metalloprotease FtsH — encoded protein: MKKIFRNAGFYFLIIILILFLAQNFLGNQPGPKEYTLNTFLKKLDSGEVSKVLIKNKDHIVEGELKNGEKFTVTYEENYNITEKLIDKDVSTKVDPQKESMWIIALINLLPFVLIIGIWLLMMNQMQGGGNRVMSFGKSRAKRLNPNQPKVTFKDIAGVDEAVEELKEIEEYLANPSKFQAMGAKVPKGVLLYGPPGTGKTLLARAVAGEANVPFFSISGSDFVEMFVGVGASRVRDLFEQAKINAPSIIFMDEIDAVGRHRGAGLGGGHDEREQTLNQLLVEMDGFDVKDNVILIAATNRPDILDPALLRPGRFDRQIVVDRPDLRGREGILKIHVKGKPLTKDISLDVLARRTPGFTGADLANMVNEAALLTARHNKKKIDMIELEEAIDRVIAGPERKTRLISDKEKEIIAYHEAGHALVAHTLPNTDPVHKISIISRGMALGYTLTLPTEDKYLVSRSELLDELAMLLGGRVAEEMLFGDITTGAQNDLERTTKIARKMVCEYGMSDKIGPLTLGQKQEQVFLGRDFASHTDYSGETAYEIDKEIRRIVDEAYEKAREILTKHRKKLDKIARALVNKETLEKNELKDLLEGKKRKRVSSKIKKSVKKEDKKNKKPETLKKKRIIDIPGKIRPVES
- the folE gene encoding GTP cyclohydrolase I FolE, with the translated sequence MDKDKIEQGVRLILEGIGENLSREGLKETPARVSRMCEEIFCGINKDPSKVIQIMFSENHNEMVLVKDIPLYSICEHHLMPFIGRAHVAYIPGVKGKITGISKLARVVDVVAKRPQVQERLTTVVADTLVRMLNPLGVFVVVEAEHLCMSMRGVQKPGALTITSAVRGIFLTNDASRQEALSLIHARRD